The following proteins are co-located in the Mus caroli chromosome 7, CAROLI_EIJ_v1.1, whole genome shotgun sequence genome:
- the Spty2d1os gene encoding putative transmembrane protein SPTY2D1OS produces the protein MIVLGWMLFVGLATYMGTFPEAMPPTLKWKERLPGRENKARRRIQALEEELLL, from the exons atgatCGTGCTGGGCTGGATGCTTTTTGTTGGCCTTGCGACCTACATGGGCACATTTCCAGAGGCGATG CCTCCAACTCTAAAGTGGAAAGAGAGGTTGCCTGGTCGGGAGAACAAGGCACGAAGAAGGATCCAAGCTTTGGAGGAGGAGCTGCTGCTATGA